The sequence ATGGCACAGGCTGCAGGGGCTCCAGCTTTTTTGCTCCCTGAACCCAGAACAAGGCCCAGCAGGCACCACCCCAGGAGGGGCTGGCAGTGCCTTGCTACTCATCACCCCTATccatcattcattcctttattcattcatattcctatttttccattcattcagtgGGCATTTGTCCTGTCTGTGTCTCATAGGCAACTGCTGGTACAGAGCCCTCAGTCAAGTATGAGGGATACCCCAAGAGCTAGGCCACACAGACCACACCCTGCCCACTTCACAGACTGGGAAAGGAAAGCTCACAAAGCCCTGATCCCTGGAATGCCTAGAGAAGGATAGGAGGTGGTGCTCAGGCTGAGGGCTACTCCTTCCTGTCTTGGGCTCCCCTATCCCTAGCCACGCGGAGACTCACCAAGGCCCCCAATGGCCACGATGTGGTTCCCAAGGGAGCCAACCACAAAGTCGGCCCTCTTATCCCTCATGCGCAGGCTGCGGGGCATCTTGGTCCAGGACCCTGCAGGAGAGAGGAGTTCAGATCTAGCCCCCTCAACACACTGCACCCCTCCATCCCATGGAGAATGGGAGGACAGCCCAGGCCAGCCACTGCTCACCATGCTCCAGGTCGAACATCTCCACAGTGTTGACAAAGTGTGGGCGGGAGTAGAAATTGTGGGGCCCGGGCTGCTGCAGGCCACCCAGGCTAAAGACGCTGCCTTCGGCCATGGCGCAGCCTGCAAAGGCCCGGCGGCTGGGCAGGCTTGGGTGCCGGGTCCAGGTACGGGCCTCCAGATCAAAGGCCTCAAAAGCAGTCACTGGGAGCTTGCCCTGGCGGCCCCCTGCCAAGGGAATTGGGGCACCTGGGAGAGAGCCCAGGGGGTCTGGAAGTCTCCTTCTTCACGAGGTTGCTGAGCCTTCATCACTGCCCGTCCCAGCTCCCCATACCCAGCTGTATGCACACCAGAGCATGGATCACCCACCCTGCAGATCCTCAGGCTCTAGGGTTTAGTTTTCCAGTCCCAGCAGGGCCACCAGAGGTCAGAGCCTCCGAGCAAACCTGGCTTACCCAAATAAAGCTTTTCTTGTCCCGCCATCCCATACTAAGCCTGATCCCAGCCAACCTGGGGTAGATGCTTCTGGACTTCAAGCCCATTTCCCATATCCCCCAGGTCCTTACCCAGGACATAGATCTTGTTCCCATGCAGGAAGGTAGATGCTCCATAGCAGGGTGTGGGCATGGAAGGTAGTGAAAGCCAGCAATCCCCACGGGGCTCATACACCCGAACCTGGGCCTGGGGGGCTGTGTCGGGGCCCATTCCCCCCAGAGCATACACCATACCATCTGCATAAAAAAGAGTAATTCAGACTGTAGCCCAGCCTCTCCAGGGTACCTCACTCTGACAGCTGCCCTGGTCAGGCCTGGGGGTGGCTGTGGACCATGTGTTTGTGGTATCCCTCCCCAGCAGCAAAGTGGAAATCTGCCTGCCTGGAGTCGGGGCTGGGAGATCTAGGATTCCCACTCTGGCCAGGGCCCCTCCAAATGAAGAGCAGGAGGCAGCCGATCTAATTATAATCTGTCTCCGTTTCCTTGGAGATGCTATGGCAACCAAGTCTGGCATCCAAGCAGGACTGGTGGTCAGACCTGGAGGCCACAAGGTGGGGGATCCcatgggggaaggagggtggaggatggtttaagctgggggagggggggcggcaTTTGGGGATCTGCTCAGCATGGTACTCAGACTGGGGAAGGGGCTCTGGGGATCAGTtcgggggctgggagaggggcttGGGCCTGCAGGATGAGGGTGCTGGCCACAAGCCTTCTTTCTGCCCAGGAGCCTTGCCAGTACCTCTCCACCCTGCCCTTTCACTAGAGTAGGTTCTTGCCCTGTTATGCCCTCAGGGTCACCCGGGGGCATGTCTGGGGGTCTTGGGGAGATGGGTTAGTCAGCTGGGAGCTTCCACAGCAACTGTCTCCAGGCCAGCTTGACCTTTGTCCAGCTCAGGctccctggtgtgtgtgtgtaggggggggCAATCTAAGCACTTGCTGGGCTCTGAGCCAAggccctgctcctctccctctcccccaggtTATTTATAACTCTGGGAGTCATTGGGCCATCCCTCCTTGTCTCTTAGGGAGGAGGAATGGGGCAGGGAGGTGACTGGGGCCTCCCATCatgctgggggccagcctgggctcTGCCTCCCACCTGACAGCTGGAAAAGGCAGTTAAGGCTGCTGCTAGCCCAACTCAGAGCTAGGGAGGCAAGGGTAGAGAAGGCAAAGCTAAGTCCAGGGCACCCAGGCAAAATTCATAGCTCTTACCCAATTTCTGAGGGTAAGGGACCAAGTCAGGAAGAATGGAGGGTGTTGGGGCACCTAACGGACTTTCCTTGGGAAGCCACTCACCTCTCTCCACAGTCGCAACCCCCATGGCTGCCTGAGGGAGTGTGGCCCGACGTTCCCAGCGGCCCTCATCAGCCAGGAAGGCCTCCACAGCAGCTACTGGGCTCTGGCCCTCATCCACACCGCCCATCACTAGCACCTGCTTGCCCAGCACCACAGCAGCCGCGCCAGCCCGGGGAGTGGGCAGGGGTGCCAGTGCCAGCCATGTATGTGAGGCCATGTCCAGTGTCTCAGCAGTGTCCAGGGGTAGTCCAGCCTggccacagccccccagtactaACAGGTGACCATCCTGGTATGCCACTGTGCCATACACCCGGCAGGTGGGCATGGGTGGGAACACCTGCCAAGCAAAGGCCCGGCTACCTCCTGTGGCCATGGTATTCACCTCCAGTGGCAGGCCATGCCATCTGCTCAGGCTACAGGCCTCACTGAGGGGGAAAGATGGGGCCTCATCTTGATTCTACCAGGGCTACAAGGGGACGTCTGACCAGTCCAGGGACCTTGCCTTcacctggaggagagagggaaaacaaAGGGTCAGTGCCACTGGATATAGCCCCTCACGGTACAGATGAGCAGCCTGTAGCTGAGAGCAGGGCTGGCCCAAAATCACTGGTgggaaaggcaggaggaggacCCACCCCCGGTAGCTAGCACACCACTGTGGAGGCACACCTCCTGGAGTGAGGAGGGGAGACTCCCAGACATCCAGGCAACTCTCCTAATTCCTATGGTGCATGAGGGATTCTGCTCCTAACCCTGCTCTCACCTAGGAGCTCCCTAGTCAAATCTAGGTCTAGGAGGGAGGCAAGACGCCTAGGATAGGACTCTCCATCTTGGCCCCCTTTCCTTCCCCTCAAAAATTCTCACCCTGGTGCTCTGCATCAGCAGAGTTCTGCTTCCTGGCTTCCAGTGTGCCTTGGGCAGCCATAAGGGTCTCTCAGTAGCTGCCAAGGATCAGACTCCGGGGTATCCTTACCAACCTTTTGGGGCCTGTTCCATAAAGTTCATCCATTCCCACTAGCAAAAGGCCAAGATCAGAGGAGGGGCTGGACGCCAAGGTCCCACATTCCCCCTTGAGGTCTACCCTCAGGGGTTTGTCCACGCCCCGTTCTCAGAGGCCAGCCTCCTTGATGTCCAGAGGGAGAAGGCGAATGATGTGGGGATCCTGTGAGCACAGGACTCTACGGTCCCAGAGTCTAGGGCGTTTCCAGCAGCAATGGGCAGCTGGACTTCTGGGTCCCCTCACAGCAGATCCCCAAGttccccagcctctcccctcccagccccccgcAGGGACCACGCTCCTGGGACCGCTGGTGCGAGGGCCTCCTGGCCTCAAACTTCCACCTCGCAGGAgtagggggcggggagggggggcgggTCCAGGCGAGCGCGCTTGGGGCTCTACACCCCATGCCCCTAAACTTCCCTTGAGCGTGGCTCCCGCGGGACTCACCGGCCCGGGCTCCGGCGCCGCCGGGGCGCGGGGTCGGCCGTTCCGGTTCCGCTGGTGCGGGCTCTGACTGGGGCTGAGGCCAGGCTCCGGCGGGGCTCCGGCTCGGCTccggcgcggggcggggctggACGGCGTCCGCCCCTCATCCCCCTCCCGACTCGGGAAAACCTCCCCCCGCCTTAACCCTGCACCTGCCGTGGCCGGAGCAGGCCGCGCAGACCCATGGTCACACGCAAACGGGTGAAAAGACACGGACATGTGGACACGAGGCCTGCCCAGGACCTAGGGTCCACCTCGGGCCGGGGGGAGAAATGAGGCAGCGGTAAGCAGCACAACACGTGTGCGGTGGGGGCCGTTCTGAGCGGGACCCAGCCTGGGAGCACCGGTGGGGGGTGGGCCAGCACAACCTGGGGGCTTGAGCTGCAGCCGCCGGCCCACCACCTACTGAGCTCGGAGGAGCCCAAAAACAGGCTTTGCGGCGGCGCCCCCTGGAGGCCACTTGGGGCATGGCCTGGGCCTCTGGTGGGGATGGTGCCTGGGTGGCCATTCCCCAGGCACACAGCAGGGCACAGAATAGGTCCTACGGTACACACTGAGGCTAGAGAGAGGGAGTGGAGGAGCAGACAGTGCCTGCCTCAGGGCTTGACAGGACCTTCCACAGGCCTGGGTGGGAGGAGTTTTTGGGTGGAGAGGGTAGCTCTGAGCGTAGGGTGAGCTTGAAGAGTTAGAGGCCAGGGAAACTCCCAGGCAAGTCACTTTGGCCTCATCCCATAGGTCCTGAGGCCTGGGCTACTCTGGGGTCCAAGGCACTTTGTGACTGTCCATCTTCATGGTCCCAGACCTGCCTCTAGCAAACTCTGGGGTCAGGCGAGAGCAACCTGGTGTGCCAAAGGCCTACCTACCTCAGACAGAGAGCCTTACCCAGCCTATCTTCTGAGCATTCAGAGTACTGGCCAAGTCTGTGAGCTGGGGGCCTGTTCATATAGGTCAGTGGTGGCCTATGAGACCTTGTGGTCACCTTGTGGTTGTCTGTGCTTGCTACTATCTTGTCCCTCTTTCACGGACAGTGTCTGTCTCATTTTCCCCAGAAGCACACCTGGAGACAAAGATACAAGTGCATATAGTTAATGTGGGAAGTGAGGCCAGGAAGCACCAGTAGAGTACTGGCAAAGAGATAGGAAAGTAGCCTTTATATAAAGAGTGTTTCATCAAGGAAGTTACCACTGTGGGCAACTGAGACAAAATCCTGCTGGGGACTCTGAAAGCCAGTATAGAACATGGGCCTCACATTATTGTCCCTCCTACCAGAGCAAGTGTTGATGAGGTACTCATTTTCAAATCTCCATCAGTCATGGATTGAGAGCTGCTCGGGGGCATTAATTCCCTAGCCTGCCTGACTTATAGCCTGCCAAGAGTGTGGGCAGAGCCTTCTCCATGACTAGAGAGAGAGTCTTCAGCCCGTTTTAGGGCCTGGCAATTGGAGTTGGAAGTCACCATGGAAGGAACACCATATAGCTAAAACTAGGGGGTCCTTGTGAAACTTGTCTCAACTGAAATCTTACTAGCGTCTTCAAAGTTTCACCCCTCATGACCTTGACTTCCTCCTACTGCTTATCCTGCCTCTCAGAATCTTTTACAAGccctgcttcctttcccttcccaggAAGTAGCTCCTCAAGATCTGCCCCTGGCTTTTCTCCTTGGCTCACAGACTCCCTCCTGGAGTGATCCCTCCTAGGCCACTGGTCTCACTCATATCTAGATCTCCACCAGACCTCTCTGCTCAGGTAGGTAGGGTTGCCGGTCCCATCACTCAGGGCAATAAAAGATGCCAAATGGAGAACAAGGGCTGAATCCTTGGATGACCCAGTGGTCTCTCCCAACCTCATCCTATCGGATCTCAGTTATACCTATAAAGTCAGTATCCACCAAAGTCCAGGTCAAGTCAGACTTTGCTCTGATTAATACTCCCAGAGAGTTCCATCTGGGTCATACTGGGCACCAAGAGGCAGAAGGATCAGCCTCCACTCAGGGAGCTAGGTACCCCATGACCCTTACTCCTAACCCCTACCATGATCCCAGTTCTGATGTCTGAAAGGGACACAGCTTGGGAATGGACCTACCCTTCCTAGTCCTCCATTTTGCTCTGACCTCTGGGCTGGACATCATCCGAGAGAGCTCCCCTTCCTAGGACACACCTAGGCCCATGCCATCACTGGAGGCTGAGCTCTGCGTCTTCATGGAAGTAGCTTCTGCTTATGCAGCCCTAGCCCCACCTACACAGAGGCAGCTTCTCCAGCTGGCTTTGGAGAAGCTGTGGAAGACAAGTGGGGCAGAAGGTGAGGCTAGATTGGTCCTGAGAGTGAATAGCTAATACTCAACAATGGATAGGGCAGAGACAGGGCTCACACACAATTAAGGACTGGGAACACTCAGGTGGGACTTCCTGATTGCATCTCTTGAGGCCTGGCCCTTGGGATCccacccttcccttctctctaccagGATGAGGGGCTAGAAGCACTGATCCCAGAGGAGCAGGAGAGTTTGCATTTCCTACTGGACAGCTTGGCTACGCTTGAAGGTGCTGAGGACACCACCATCAGTGCTAAGGCCCTGGGAAGTTCAGGGACACCAGGTGAGGCCTGTGGTGGGGTGGGTGTTTTTCTTTGCTGGTGCCCAGACCCCTCTGTATAGGCAGGGAGATGTAGAGCAGCTGGAGAATCCTGAATTCATattgggagggagaagggctaTTAACCAGTCCCCAAATGAAGCACCCAGCCACCCTCTTGTGATTGCCCATCAACTTCCACCTGGCCCCAGCTACCAAATTTGGCACCATTGTACATGTCAGGGCCCAAGAGTTGTGGCAGTATTTCTGCCTCCTAGCGCAGGCTCTGATTCAAGTGCAAATGCCCCCACCATCTCATTCATGAAACCAGGGCTTCCATGCTGGCTCCTTGGATGTGGGGACCCCCTGACCAAGAGGGGCCTTTGGTCAGAGCAGTAGAGACCATTCTGACCCCTGGGACTCCTAGGGTTAATTTTGACCTTTGTCCTCTCATCTGGTGCTGCTTGGGCAGTAGGCCCTGTAACTACCGCCCTTCTGCTGGCCCCAGGGTACAGGTGGAAAGACTGAGGTCCCAGTCTCCTAGGCAAAAGGACAGGGATTCAGGGCAGGCTTAAGACTGGAGGCAGGACTTCTTGCCATTTAGGGGGCTGAGGCTGGGCCGGGGTCCTCCCACCACACCCATGCACCTGTTCCTAGGCAAGTACGCTTAAGCCCACACTGGTATGCTGGGACTCTCAGATTGGACACGCCCAACTTTGGGCTTGTGTGCAGCACATGTGTGCACACGAGCCTTTCATGCCACATGCAGTGGGCCCCATTctcaggaagagaggaaggcCTGCTGCCCTCTGAGGAGGTACTCCTGCTACAAAAACAATAGGGGCTCCCCCGCCATCCTCCCAGGCAGCAGGCACTCCTCTTTCACCCTCTGGTCAGGCATCTGGGACAGAGGCAGGCCTTGTCAGTGGCTGTAGGAGGACCAGAGGGTGGAGGATGGCTTGGACCTTGCCGAGAGTCGCTCCCAGATgtggctgcaccaccaggctccTCAGAGAGGGGGTCAGTTGGGCCCCTAAACCAGTCCTAGCCGGGCTCCAGTGCAGTTGGTGCCTAGGGCCGCGTCTGAGAGGGCCTCTGCTCCTCAGACTCCTGCACAGGCCCGGATGGGTTTAGAGCAGTCCCCgcggccacctcctccaggaagccttccctggtaCCCATCTACCCCGCCCTCAGACTTTGGGGGAAACGGGGTCTCGGGGGGTCAAAGGTCACTAGGGCGGGCTAGGTCCCGGAAGCGGAAGCGCAGCGCACTTCCGGTGCTCAGCGGGCGGCCATGTTGGAGCAGCGGAGGCGGCGCAGAGGCGCGTCCTGGGTCCCCGCGGCGGCGCCGGTAGGTTGGGGCCGTGGGCCTAGCCGCACCGCGGGGGGGCCGTCCGCGAGGCGACAGGGCGGATGGGCCGAGCGGCTGGCTCTTCCCGGACCCGCGCCCTCCGCCGGCTCGGCTGAGACccccccctaccccacccccaccccgtgccCAGCGACCCCACCCTGGGGCTGCGCGACCCAGTCGGGCTCGCCCTGACCGCTCCGCGCTTTTCGCTGTCTCCAAGACCGCTGCTTCTACCCGCGGCTCAGGCCCCAGGGATGCGGCCTCCCAGCCGAGGGCCCTAATCTGCCCCCACACCAGTCCGTTTGGATGGGGCCTTTCCCGTCCCCCATCTTTCATCAACTTCCCCGGCCGGCCTCGGGGGCACGTGTGAAGGGAAGTCGGGGGCCAGGCTGCAGCCTCTGTTTCCGGAGCCTCTTGGAAAGCCCAGAAGACCCCCTCTCAAGGGCCCAGACCGACCTGGGCGGAAGAACCCCCAGCTCACCCCCAGTATCTGTGCCTGAGGGTAAACAGGCCCCTCTCTGTTCTACAATTTACAACCCTGGGGACTGCATCccctgggaaaaaatgaaagaaaagaactaaagtCATGTGCAAGGATTGTGCTCGGAGAATGGCCTCTGGAGAGaggaagtgctggagacaccTGAGGATCCAAGAATGTTTCCAAACAAAGAGCTCCAGGGGATTTTGAAAACTTCTTCTGGTCCATTAGGGCGGTAGGAATAAGCTGCCTCCTGGCCCCAGGGACCTGCCTGATCCCAGTTGATCTTTTAATAATCCCGTGCAGCTGGGGAGCTGCCTCCTGGAGCCCTCAGTGCTGGGTTGGGCATTAGATATTAGTCAAGATAATATCTACAGCTTTTTCAGAGGAGCATGGGACAACTTCGGTGTTCCCAGACGGCTCCATCTGAGCTGTGCCAAGGTCTGGGGCCCTCCAAACCCTAATTAGGACAAATCAAATCTCTAGTGTCCACCTTATTAACCACCCACTGTCAGACCCTGGCCTCTTGGTCTGACTGCCTGGCCCCTAGCCTGCCTGATTGCTTAGAGATGTGTCATTAGTACCTGCTACTCATCATCTTTTTAGTTTCTGTTGGGGAGTGTGGTTCTTTCCCTGGGGTTGGTCTCCGTCACTGTGGTGCTAGGAATCAGACCTGAGTGGCCTGTCTGGGGACTCTGAAAGCAAAACT is a genomic window of Equus asinus isolate D_3611 breed Donkey chromosome 21, EquAss-T2T_v2, whole genome shotgun sequence containing:
- the KLHDC8B gene encoding kelch domain-containing protein 8B isoform X2, with the translated sequence MATGGSRAFAWQVFPPMPTCRVYGTVAYQDGHLLVLGGCGQAGLPLDTAETLDMASHTWLALAPLPTPRAGAAAVVLGKQVLVMGGVDEGQSPVAAVEAFLADEGRWERRATLPQAAMGVATVERDGMVYALGGMGPDTAPQAQVRVYEPRGDCWLSLPSMPTPCYGASTFLHGNKIYVLGGRQGKLPVTAFEAFDLEARTWTRHPSLPSRRAFAGCAMAEGSVFSLGGLQQPGPHNFYSRPHFVNTVEMFDLEHGSWTKMPRSLRMRDKRADFVVGSLGNHIVAIGGLGNQPCPLGSVEGFSLARRRWEALPAMPTARCSCSSLQAGHRLFVIGGVAQGPSQAVEALCLRDGV
- the KLHDC8B gene encoding kelch domain-containing protein 8B isoform X1, with product MATGGSRAFAWQVFPPMPTCRVYGTVAYQDGHLLVLGGCGQAGLPLDTAETLDMASHTWLALAPLPTPRAGAAAVVLGKQVLVMGGVDEGQSPVAAVEAFLADEGRWERRATLPQAAMGVATVERDGMVYALGGMGPDTAPQAQVRVYEPRGDCWLSLPSMPTPCYGASTFLHGNKIYVLGAPIPLAGGRQGKLPVTAFEAFDLEARTWTRHPSLPSRRAFAGCAMAEGSVFSLGGLQQPGPHNFYSRPHFVNTVEMFDLEHGSWTKMPRSLRMRDKRADFVVGSLGNHIVAIGGLGNQPCPLGSVEGFSLARRRWEALPAMPTARCSCSSLQAGHRLFVIGGVAQGPSQAVEALCLRDGV